The proteins below come from a single Streptomyces sp. M92 genomic window:
- a CDS encoding polymorphic toxin-type HINT domain-containing protein, whose product MYTLAREIEAEELLLRTNAGIAKARDLKAEEEAARKRDTEQTAAVEESRDKAAELVRQAQAGADDEEMAGLGRQVALLDLKSGGPWLRAAAQTALGADAAGVVEYVRTGRADAQAQDDRTDVERLAGESAVKEVRDAAEAALDGDAATVSAFLHEGQYAAGNEAFRVAVAQAADAGGPVVEERARQVLSTGTSEAYRAFLTGGLEEAQEQDDRVRAAQLIDSGTPEVRAAARIALEGPAYLLRRFIESGQYTAQRKDLLALTHDQQVQQLVAEAATVAAQAQRDAAHANATAARARDAANEAQDWADKAKASADLAATYATEADQHAKDAAASAQQAAESARTARAAAQRADKSAHQAAVSAADATLSANLAHASAGEAWASATQARVSAERAGKSAAEAKAASFGAYAAAVKKYREEAEQRRREAVAEKEAAEAGGMTHAELYRCNFLGCEAKERPARYCQHNWVLCDLASMGPAAEAAAKRLWEFEKAVLGLSELENCMGKGDFMSCVQLHQDVLIGSKFRMLAAAGRALRDLTRGCTQCFLPGTRVLMADGTSAPIEKVHAGDMVRATDPVTGETGARRVAQQIVTPEGDKHLSAISIRGPTGDVGRVTATDDHPFWSPSLRSWAVAGQLRPGDTLRTADGTEATVVATRSLDQRTNTYSLTVEGLHSFHVLAGGTPVLVHNSECKVLVLGVNEHVQDETTRLNGYNFMDPKLQETVGNLPDGTPYAMWMAEVENVMRNNGKIAVSLKGFDPPGASYQEKFDLALQHVKEGNWRSTEWEMSRLVHHHRLENLDWDNITFYDDNGLSIKIDPPE is encoded by the coding sequence GTGTACACGCTGGCCCGCGAGATCGAGGCGGAGGAGCTTCTCCTCCGCACCAACGCCGGCATCGCCAAGGCCCGTGACCTGAAGGCCGAGGAAGAAGCCGCCAGGAAGCGGGACACGGAGCAGACCGCCGCGGTCGAGGAGTCCCGCGACAAGGCGGCGGAGCTTGTACGCCAAGCACAAGCAGGCGCCGACGACGAGGAAATGGCCGGTCTGGGTCGGCAGGTCGCCCTGCTCGACCTCAAGAGCGGCGGGCCGTGGCTGCGGGCCGCCGCGCAGACGGCGTTGGGCGCGGACGCAGCGGGCGTCGTGGAGTACGTGCGCACGGGCCGCGCCGATGCCCAGGCGCAGGACGACCGCACAGACGTCGAGCGGCTGGCGGGGGAGAGTGCCGTCAAGGAGGTACGGGACGCCGCCGAGGCCGCCTTGGACGGCGATGCCGCCACGGTGAGCGCCTTCCTGCACGAAGGGCAGTACGCGGCGGGCAACGAGGCGTTCCGTGTCGCGGTGGCCCAAGCCGCGGATGCCGGTGGGCCCGTCGTCGAGGAGCGCGCTCGCCAGGTGTTGAGCACCGGCACCTCGGAGGCGTACCGGGCGTTCCTCACCGGAGGACTGGAGGAGGCACAGGAACAGGACGACCGGGTGCGGGCCGCGCAACTGATCGACAGCGGCACACCGGAGGTACGGGCCGCCGCGCGTATCGCTCTGGAAGGCCCGGCTTACCTCCTGCGCAGGTTCATCGAGTCCGGTCAGTACACCGCCCAGCGCAAGGATCTGCTGGCTCTCACGCACGATCAGCAGGTCCAGCAGCTCGTCGCCGAAGCGGCCACGGTCGCGGCGCAGGCACAGCGGGACGCGGCGCACGCGAACGCCACCGCGGCCAGGGCACGCGACGCGGCCAACGAGGCGCAGGATTGGGCGGACAAGGCCAAGGCCTCGGCCGACCTGGCGGCGACCTACGCCACGGAGGCGGACCAGCACGCGAAGGACGCGGCGGCGTCCGCTCAGCAGGCGGCGGAATCGGCTCGGACGGCACGCGCAGCGGCGCAGCGGGCCGACAAGTCGGCTCACCAGGCCGCGGTCTCGGCCGCCGACGCCACACTGTCCGCCAATCTGGCGCACGCCTCCGCCGGCGAGGCGTGGGCGTCGGCCACGCAGGCCCGTGTCTCCGCGGAACGCGCCGGCAAGAGCGCGGCGGAGGCGAAGGCCGCCTCGTTCGGAGCCTATGCGGCCGCCGTCAAGAAGTACCGGGAAGAGGCGGAGCAGCGGCGCCGCGAGGCCGTGGCCGAGAAGGAGGCCGCGGAAGCCGGGGGCATGACGCACGCGGAGCTCTACCGCTGCAACTTCCTCGGCTGCGAGGCGAAGGAGCGTCCGGCACGCTACTGCCAGCACAACTGGGTGCTCTGCGACCTCGCGTCGATGGGTCCGGCGGCCGAGGCAGCCGCCAAGAGGCTCTGGGAGTTCGAGAAGGCCGTCCTGGGCCTCAGCGAACTGGAGAACTGCATGGGCAAGGGCGACTTCATGTCCTGCGTGCAGCTCCACCAGGACGTGCTGATCGGTTCGAAGTTCCGGATGCTGGCCGCAGCGGGCCGGGCCCTGCGTGACTTGACACGCGGCTGCACCCAGTGCTTCCTGCCCGGCACCCGGGTCCTGATGGCTGACGGGACCAGCGCACCGATCGAGAAGGTCCACGCGGGGGACATGGTCCGGGCCACCGACCCCGTCACCGGCGAGACCGGTGCCCGCCGGGTCGCGCAGCAGATCGTCACTCCGGAGGGCGACAAACACCTCTCGGCGATCAGTATCCGAGGACCCACCGGAGATGTCGGGAGGGTCACGGCCACAGACGACCATCCGTTCTGGAGCCCGAGCCTGCGCTCCTGGGCGGTGGCCGGCCAGCTGCGCCCCGGTGACACACTGCGCACCGCGGACGGCACCGAGGCCACGGTCGTCGCCACCCGCTCCCTCGATCAGCGGACGAACACCTACAGTCTCACCGTCGAGGGCCTCCACTCCTTCCACGTACTGGCCGGCGGCACCCCGGTCCTGGTGCACAACTCGGAGTGCAAGGTACTGGTGCTCGGGGTCAACGAGCACGTGCAGGATGAGACCACCCGGCTGAACGGCTACAACTTCATGGACCCCAAACTGCAGGAAACGGTGGGCAACCTCCCTGACGGGACGCCGTACGCCATGTGGATGGCCGAGGTCGAGAACGTGATGCGGAACAACGGAAAAATCGCCGTGAGCCTCAAGGGATTCGATCCCCCAGGTGCTTCGTACCAGGAGAAGTTCGACCTTGCCCTGCAACACGTGAAGGAAGGAAACTGGCGCTCCACCGAGTGGGAGATGAGCCGACTCGTCCACCACCACCGACTGGAGAATCTCGATTGGGACAACATCACCTTCTACGATGACAACGGCCTCAGTATCAAAATCGACCCGCCCGAATAA
- a CDS encoding ABC transporter substrate-binding protein, whose translation MRTSSTIRTRRTVERAGNSAAKRSTRAAAFLAAGALALSLTACGGDDDSGGGGDKKGQGDGGKETAATVTLPKLDGESLEVAAVWTGAEQENFTKVLEEFEKRTGAEVTFVPAQDPIINFLGSKVAGGAPPDVAMLPQPGAVKQAVDKGWAKPLGAEATKELTENYSQGWQDIGKVDGKQYGVYYKAANKSLIWYNAQVFENAGAAEPKTWDELLTTAQMIYDSGVTPFSVGGADGWTLTDWFENIYLSQAGPEKYDQLARHEIKWTDPSVKEALTTLAEVWGKKDYVAGGAAGALQTDFPASVTQTFTGGAQPKAAMVYEGDFVQVNIAETDAAVGDGAKVFPFPAVGDSAPVVSGGDAAVILEDSKAAQALATWLASPDAAAIHAGLGGYLSPNKNLDTSAYPNDVQRKIAEALVSAGDDFRFDMSDQAPQAFGGTPGKGEWKALQDFLKNPSDVEGAQRRLEADAAAAYGG comes from the coding sequence ATGCGCACGAGCAGCACCATCCGGACACGCAGGACCGTCGAGAGGGCCGGGAACAGCGCCGCGAAGAGGTCCACCAGGGCCGCCGCGTTCCTCGCCGCCGGAGCCCTCGCCCTCTCGCTCACCGCGTGCGGCGGAGACGACGACAGCGGCGGCGGCGGCGACAAGAAGGGGCAGGGAGACGGCGGCAAGGAAACGGCCGCCACCGTCACCCTTCCCAAGCTGGACGGCGAGAGCCTGGAGGTCGCCGCCGTCTGGACCGGCGCCGAGCAGGAGAACTTCACGAAGGTCCTCGAGGAGTTCGAGAAGCGCACCGGCGCGGAGGTCACCTTCGTGCCGGCCCAGGACCCGATCATCAACTTCCTCGGTTCGAAGGTGGCCGGCGGGGCCCCGCCGGACGTGGCGATGCTCCCCCAGCCCGGTGCCGTCAAGCAGGCCGTCGACAAGGGCTGGGCCAAGCCGCTGGGCGCCGAGGCCACCAAGGAGCTGACGGAGAACTACTCCCAGGGCTGGCAGGACATCGGAAAGGTCGACGGCAAGCAGTACGGGGTCTACTACAAGGCCGCCAACAAGTCCCTGATCTGGTACAACGCGCAGGTCTTCGAGAACGCGGGCGCGGCCGAGCCCAAGACCTGGGACGAGTTGCTCACCACCGCCCAGATGATCTACGACTCGGGCGTCACGCCGTTCTCCGTCGGCGGCGCGGACGGCTGGACCCTCACCGACTGGTTCGAGAACATCTACCTCTCCCAGGCCGGCCCGGAGAAGTACGACCAGTTGGCCAGGCACGAGATCAAGTGGACGGACCCGTCCGTGAAGGAGGCCCTGACCACTCTCGCCGAGGTCTGGGGCAAGAAGGACTACGTGGCGGGCGGCGCGGCCGGCGCGCTGCAGACCGACTTCCCGGCCTCGGTGACGCAGACCTTCACCGGCGGCGCCCAGCCCAAGGCCGCCATGGTCTACGAGGGCGACTTCGTGCAGGTCAACATCGCGGAGACGGACGCGGCGGTCGGCGACGGCGCGAAGGTCTTCCCGTTCCCGGCGGTCGGCGACAGCGCGCCGGTGGTCTCCGGAGGTGACGCGGCGGTGATCCTGGAGGACTCGAAGGCGGCGCAGGCGCTGGCCACCTGGCTGGCCTCCCCGGACGCGGCGGCGATCCACGCGGGGCTCGGCGGCTACCTCTCGCCGAACAAGAACCTGGACACGTCGGCGTACCCGAACGACGTGCAGCGGAAGATCGCCGAGGCGCTGGTCTCGGCCGGTGACGACTTCCGCTTCGACATGTCGGACCAGGCCCCGCAGGCCTTCGGCGGCACGCCCGGCAAGGGCGAGTGGAAGGCGCTCCAGGACTTCCTGAAGAACCCGTCCGACGTCGAGGGCGCGCAGCGCCGGCTGGAGGCGGACGCGGCCGCCGCCTACGGAGGCTGA
- a CDS encoding carbohydrate ABC transporter permease, translated as MAPATAAGASRGPAAPQSPGSPKSRRSVTGTRRTVAVLFLLPALVLLGALVVYPIGYSLIRSFYDQSGDSFAGLDNYQALFTDDGIRTALKNNVIWVVFAPTVATALGLIFAVLTERVRWGTAFKLVVFMPMAISMLAAGIIFRLVYDQDPDKGVANAVWVGVHDTFAESSAFPKAHPGRESPLEPAGGGAFITKEPVSAGQTVVLPLVGVAPDVMPDGAEKAVPAQPEDGKITGTTWQDFTRGKGVGQLNGVDAAELGYAGMKIEAVKDGEVVASTTAAGDGTFSLPAAADGARLRLPADNFKEPYNGLSWLGPSLVTPAIIGSYVWMWAGFAMVLIAAGLAGVPRELLEAARVDGANEWQVFRRVTVPLLAPVLAVVVVTLMINVLKVFDLVFIIAPGSSQDDANVLALELYRKGFASDQPGVASAIAVFLLLLVIPVMWFNVRRLRREVRR; from the coding sequence ATGGCGCCGGCCACGGCGGCAGGGGCTTCCCGGGGCCCTGCCGCCCCCCAGAGTCCCGGGTCACCCAAGTCGCGCAGGAGCGTGACCGGCACCCGCAGGACCGTGGCGGTGCTGTTCCTGCTCCCCGCCCTGGTGCTGCTCGGCGCGCTCGTGGTCTACCCGATCGGGTACTCGCTGATCCGCAGCTTCTACGACCAGTCCGGCGACTCCTTCGCCGGGCTCGACAACTACCAGGCGCTCTTCACCGACGACGGCATCCGCACCGCGCTGAAGAACAACGTCATCTGGGTGGTGTTCGCGCCGACGGTCGCCACCGCCCTCGGCCTGATCTTCGCGGTGCTGACCGAACGGGTGCGCTGGGGCACGGCGTTCAAGCTGGTCGTCTTCATGCCGATGGCGATCTCGATGCTGGCGGCCGGGATCATCTTCCGGCTCGTCTACGACCAGGACCCGGACAAGGGCGTCGCGAACGCGGTCTGGGTCGGGGTGCACGACACGTTCGCCGAGTCGTCCGCGTTCCCGAAGGCCCACCCGGGCCGCGAGTCGCCGCTGGAACCGGCCGGCGGCGGCGCGTTCATCACCAAGGAACCGGTCAGTGCGGGTCAGACCGTCGTCCTGCCCCTCGTCGGCGTCGCCCCCGACGTGATGCCGGACGGCGCCGAGAAGGCAGTGCCCGCCCAGCCCGAGGACGGGAAGATCACCGGCACCACCTGGCAGGACTTCACCCGCGGCAAGGGCGTCGGGCAGCTCAACGGCGTCGACGCCGCCGAACTGGGCTACGCCGGGATGAAGATCGAGGCGGTGAAGGACGGCGAGGTCGTCGCGTCCACCACGGCGGCCGGCGACGGCACCTTCAGCCTCCCCGCGGCGGCCGACGGGGCGCGGCTGAGGCTCCCCGCCGACAACTTCAAGGAGCCCTACAACGGCCTGAGCTGGCTCGGCCCCTCCCTCGTCACCCCGGCCATCATCGGGTCGTACGTATGGATGTGGGCGGGCTTCGCGATGGTGCTGATCGCGGCGGGGCTGGCCGGCGTGCCCCGCGAGCTCCTGGAGGCGGCACGGGTCGACGGTGCCAACGAGTGGCAGGTCTTCAGACGGGTCACGGTGCCGCTGCTGGCGCCGGTCCTCGCGGTCGTCGTCGTCACCCTGATGATCAACGTGCTGAAGGTCTTCGACCTGGTCTTCATCATCGCCCCGGGCTCCTCCCAGGACGACGCGAACGTCCTCGCCCTGGAGCTGTACCGCAAGGGCTTCGCCTCGGACCAGCCGGGCGTCGCCAGCGCCATCGCGGTGTTCCTGCTGCTCCTGGTCATCCCGGTCATGTGGTTCAACGTACGGCGGCTGCGGCGGGAGGTGCGGCGATGA
- a CDS encoding carbohydrate ABC transporter permease: protein MTAQAGSLTEAAPGPGGGTAVRARRSLGARLAERVSGGLVQVFLIVVGLFWLVPTIGLLLSSLRTPRDMAASGWWEVLTKPSQLTFQSYEELLKNGDITSSLLNTALITVPATVLVVVIGSLAGYAFAWMDFPGRDWWFLAVVGLLVVPVQVALIPIAELFGKVGLFGSVVGVVLFHVGFGLPFAIFLLRNFFAEIPRELLEAARLDGAGELRLFVRVVMPLGGPAIASLGIFQFLWVWNDMLVALIFSDAGSQPITVALQTQVRQFGNNIDILAPGAFISMVIPLAVFFAFQRQFVSGVMAGAVK, encoded by the coding sequence ATGACCGCTCAGGCGGGTTCCCTCACCGAGGCGGCACCGGGGCCCGGCGGCGGCACCGCCGTCAGGGCGAGGCGGTCACTGGGTGCCCGGCTCGCCGAGCGCGTCAGCGGCGGGCTGGTCCAGGTGTTCCTGATCGTCGTCGGCCTGTTCTGGCTGGTCCCGACGATCGGTCTGCTGCTGTCCTCGCTGCGCACACCCCGGGACATGGCGGCCAGCGGCTGGTGGGAGGTCCTCACCAAGCCGTCGCAGCTCACCTTCCAGAGCTACGAGGAGCTGCTCAAGAACGGCGACATCACCTCCTCCCTCCTCAACACCGCGCTGATCACGGTCCCGGCGACGGTCCTGGTCGTGGTCATCGGCTCGCTCGCGGGGTACGCCTTCGCGTGGATGGACTTCCCGGGCCGCGACTGGTGGTTCCTGGCCGTGGTCGGGCTGCTCGTCGTCCCCGTCCAGGTGGCGCTGATCCCGATCGCGGAACTCTTCGGCAAGGTCGGGCTGTTCGGCTCGGTCGTCGGTGTGGTCCTCTTCCACGTCGGCTTCGGCCTGCCGTTCGCGATCTTCCTGCTGCGGAACTTCTTCGCGGAGATCCCCAGGGAGCTGCTGGAGGCGGCCCGGCTGGACGGCGCGGGTGAACTGCGGCTGTTCGTGCGGGTCGTGATGCCGCTGGGCGGGCCCGCGATCGCGAGCCTGGGCATCTTCCAGTTCCTGTGGGTGTGGAACGACATGCTGGTCGCGCTGATCTTCTCGGACGCCGGGAGCCAGCCGATCACGGTCGCCCTGCAGACGCAGGTACGGCAGTTCGGCAACAACATCGACATCCTGGCGCCGGGTGCCTTCATCTCCATGGTGATCCCGCTGGCCGTGTTCTTCGCGTTCCAGCGGCAGTTCGTCTCCGGCGTGATGGCGGGCGCGGTCAAGTAA
- a CDS encoding bifunctional glycosyltransferase/CDP-glycerol:glycerophosphate glycerophosphotransferase yields MPRFSVIVPAHQVQAYLPACLESVLSQSYPDFELIVVDDCSPDACGEIADEFATRDARVRALHLPRNGGLGPARNAGMERAGGDYLVFLDGDDTLTPHALRAIADRIKETGEPDVLVYDYARTYWTGEAVRNQAAAHLTERGPAPFRLTDRPELLKLLMVAWNKTVRREFAEREGFAFPPGYYEDTPWTYPVLMTAESVATLDRVCVHYRQRGHGSILGTPSERHLDVFAQYDRVFAFLESNPELDRWRPVLYRRMADHLTTVFTRPDRVPRRLRAEFLRRARVHCRRYRVPGASAPRPVRLRHALLRLGLGRTWRTLRLASALRRRTVKATARLLRAVRAVALRAHYRVQRCLPLSDRAVFAADGERGHGGNPGALEEAFRDLAPHIRTAWSAAPAHHHTIPTGTRRLTPGTAAHWTALARSRYLVHDAAFDAGLVRRKGQVLIQTRGGTPLKHMGLDLRERPAAAGRADFARLLRDSGAWDYVVSANRHSTLTWERVHPGRYTTLEYGQPRTDVFQRATPADVARLRETLGIPADTVAILYAPTHRDYRRTQRAALDLERVVTRLGPRFMVLARAHPLAGGPLAESAGRVLDVSGHPSVESLCLASDTLVTDYSALMFDYAGLDRPIVIHADEPEAYEAARGTYFDLRDFPPGAIVRDEDELIGVFAGGHWRGARSTQLRAAFRERFCPHDDGRAAERVVRRAVLGQTGPDLPPVVPPAERRPVPSAAAGLARAPLATVPQPAGPRTVTDGL; encoded by the coding sequence GTGCCCAGGTTCAGTGTCATCGTCCCCGCGCACCAGGTGCAGGCGTATCTGCCCGCCTGCCTGGAATCGGTGCTGTCCCAGTCGTACCCGGACTTCGAGCTGATCGTGGTCGACGACTGCTCGCCGGACGCCTGCGGCGAGATCGCCGACGAGTTCGCGACCCGCGACGCCCGGGTGCGCGCCCTGCACCTGCCGCGCAACGGCGGGCTCGGCCCGGCCCGCAACGCGGGCATGGAGCGGGCCGGCGGCGACTACCTGGTCTTCCTCGACGGCGACGACACGCTCACCCCGCACGCGCTGCGGGCGATCGCCGACCGGATCAAGGAGACCGGGGAGCCGGACGTCCTGGTCTACGACTACGCGCGCACGTACTGGACGGGCGAGGCGGTCCGCAACCAGGCCGCCGCCCACCTCACCGAGCGGGGCCCGGCGCCGTTCCGGCTCACCGACCGGCCGGAGCTGCTGAAGCTGCTCATGGTGGCCTGGAACAAGACGGTGCGGCGCGAGTTCGCCGAGCGCGAGGGCTTCGCCTTCCCGCCGGGCTACTACGAGGACACCCCGTGGACCTACCCGGTCCTGATGACTGCGGAGTCCGTCGCCACCCTGGACCGGGTCTGCGTCCACTACCGGCAGCGCGGCCACGGCAGCATCCTGGGCACGCCGAGCGAGCGCCACCTGGACGTCTTCGCCCAGTACGACCGGGTCTTCGCGTTCCTGGAGTCGAACCCGGAGCTGGACCGCTGGCGGCCGGTGCTCTACCGCCGCATGGCCGACCACCTGACGACGGTCTTCACCCGCCCCGACCGCGTCCCGCGCCGGCTGCGCGCCGAGTTCCTGCGCCGGGCCCGCGTCCACTGCCGCCGCTACCGGGTCCCCGGCGCCTCCGCCCCGCGGCCCGTGCGGCTGCGCCACGCCCTGCTCCGGCTGGGCCTGGGCCGCACCTGGCGGACCCTGCGGCTGGCCTCCGCCCTGCGCCGCCGGACGGTGAAGGCCACCGCCCGGCTGCTGCGCGCCGTACGAGCGGTCGCCCTGCGCGCCCACTACCGCGTCCAGCGCTGCCTGCCCCTGAGCGACCGTGCCGTCTTCGCCGCCGACGGCGAGCGGGGCCACGGGGGCAACCCGGGCGCGCTGGAGGAGGCCTTCCGCGACCTGGCGCCGCACATCCGCACGGCGTGGTCCGCCGCCCCCGCGCACCACCACACCATCCCGACCGGCACCCGCCGTCTGACCCCCGGCACGGCCGCCCACTGGACGGCGCTGGCCCGCTCCCGCTACCTGGTGCACGACGCCGCCTTCGACGCCGGCCTGGTCCGGCGCAAGGGCCAGGTCCTGATCCAGACGCGGGGCGGGACGCCCTTGAAGCACATGGGCCTGGACCTGCGGGAACGCCCGGCCGCCGCGGGCCGCGCCGACTTCGCGCGGCTGCTGCGCGACTCCGGCGCCTGGGACTACGTCGTCTCCGCCAACCGCCACTCCACCCTCACCTGGGAACGCGTCCACCCCGGCCGCTACACCACGCTGGAGTACGGCCAGCCCCGCACCGACGTGTTCCAGCGGGCGACGCCCGCGGACGTGGCCCGGCTGCGCGAGACCCTCGGCATTCCCGCGGACACGGTCGCGATCCTGTACGCGCCCACCCACCGCGACTACCGGCGCACCCAGCGCGCCGCCCTGGACCTGGAGCGCGTCGTCACCCGCCTCGGCCCGCGCTTCATGGTGCTGGCCCGCGCCCACCCCCTTGCCGGCGGCCCGCTCGCCGAGTCCGCCGGCCGGGTCCTCGACGTCAGCGGCCACCCGAGCGTGGAGTCCCTGTGCCTGGCCTCGGACACCCTCGTCACCGACTACTCGGCACTGATGTTCGACTACGCGGGCCTGGACCGGCCGATCGTGATCCACGCCGACGAGCCGGAGGCGTACGAGGCGGCCCGCGGCACCTACTTCGACCTGCGCGACTTCCCCCCGGGCGCGATCGTCCGGGACGAGGACGAACTGATCGGTGTCTTCGCCGGCGGGCACTGGCGCGGCGCCCGGTCCACGCAGCTCAGGGCCGCTTTCCGGGAGCGGTTCTGCCCGCACGACGACGGCCGCGCCGCTGAACGCGTCGTACGCCGTGCGGTGCTCGGCCAGACGGGCCCGGACCTCCCGCCGGTCGTGCCGCCCGCCGAACGCCGGCCCGTGCCCTCCGCCGCGGCGGGCCTCGCGCGCGCCCCGCTGGCGACCGTGCCGCAACCGGCGGGGCCCCGCACCGTCACCGACGGCCTCTGA
- a CDS encoding bifunctional glycosyltransferase/CDP-glycerol:glycerophosphate glycerophosphotransferase: MPRFSIIVPSHGVAGRLSQALDSVLAQAFGDFELIPVADTADRAAADVVGERAERDSRVAPVHSPPSAGLAGARNAGMRAATGAYLLFLDGDDILVPGALAALDGRLADTDGVDVLYFEHERMPWWEGEPANPAAPLLAKAPEGAFAPADAPHLTGVLLPAWSAAYRRTFLAERRLAFPDGHFTDVGFGPLVAARAERVTVLRSVVVRHRIRRQGNRLNLPGEHHAQLLDQAELVLAHAAERGLPDARRGPLFEQLFAAILKTATHPRRLTRRQRRAFFRRASRLYCRHRPAGFRAPGGRLGVQHRLLSSGSYGAFRALRAANRAAGGVLGRLPRPHGLRTRLSYRRHLRRPLDPDLVVYCAYWGRGYACNPAAIHAKARELAPHLRSVFLVEPDQAHTLPEDVDHAVIGSHRYWEVLARAKYLVNNANFAEGVVKRPGSVHVQTQHGTPLKTMGVDQSTYPVVAAASGSFTKLLGRVDRWDYNLSANRHSTRMWERAYPGSYEQLEYGYPRNDVYCTATAEDVARVRRELGVPEGRTAVLYAPTHRDWAAGFETGALDLEAFCEAAGEDVVVLLRAHYFYDRGDRRARTGRVIDVTAHRSAEDVCLAADALITDYSSIMFDYANLDRPIVVYADDWEVYRETRGVYFDLMAAPPGPVARTPEELARVFRDGSYADRGSAALRAAFRERFCEFDDGRAAERVVRRVLLGEPPESLPPVVPLAERVPAPAAATLVRS; this comes from the coding sequence ATGCCCCGCTTCAGCATCATCGTCCCGTCCCATGGGGTCGCGGGGCGGCTCTCCCAGGCGCTGGATTCGGTACTCGCCCAGGCCTTCGGCGACTTCGAGCTGATCCCGGTGGCCGACACCGCGGACCGGGCCGCGGCGGACGTCGTCGGGGAGCGCGCCGAGCGGGACTCCCGGGTGGCGCCGGTGCACTCGCCGCCGTCGGCCGGCCTGGCCGGGGCACGCAACGCGGGGATGCGGGCGGCGACCGGCGCGTACCTGCTGTTCCTCGACGGCGACGACATCCTCGTCCCGGGCGCGCTGGCGGCGCTGGACGGGCGGCTGGCGGACACCGACGGCGTGGACGTCCTGTACTTCGAGCACGAGCGGATGCCCTGGTGGGAGGGCGAGCCGGCCAACCCGGCGGCCCCGCTGCTGGCCAAGGCCCCCGAGGGCGCCTTCGCCCCGGCGGACGCCCCGCACCTGACCGGCGTGCTCCTGCCCGCGTGGAGCGCGGCCTACCGCCGCACCTTCCTGGCCGAACGGCGGCTGGCCTTCCCCGACGGCCACTTCACCGACGTCGGCTTCGGCCCCCTGGTCGCGGCGCGCGCCGAGCGCGTGACGGTGCTGCGCTCCGTCGTCGTACGCCACCGGATCCGGCGGCAGGGCAACCGGCTGAACCTGCCCGGCGAGCACCACGCACAGCTCCTGGACCAGGCTGAGCTGGTGCTCGCGCACGCCGCCGAACGGGGGCTGCCGGACGCGCGGCGCGGACCGCTGTTCGAGCAGCTCTTCGCCGCGATCCTGAAGACCGCCACCCACCCGCGGCGCCTGACCCGACGGCAGCGCCGCGCCTTCTTCCGCCGGGCGAGCCGCCTCTACTGCCGCCACCGCCCCGCCGGTTTCCGGGCACCGGGCGGCCGGCTCGGCGTACAGCACCGGCTGCTGTCGTCCGGGTCCTACGGCGCCTTCCGCGCCCTGCGCGCCGCCAACCGGGCGGCCGGCGGTGTCCTCGGACGCCTGCCGCGCCCGCACGGCCTGCGCACCCGCCTGAGCTACCGCCGCCACCTGCGCCGCCCGCTGGACCCGGACCTCGTCGTGTACTGCGCGTACTGGGGCCGCGGCTACGCCTGCAACCCGGCCGCGATCCACGCCAAGGCCCGCGAACTCGCCCCGCACCTGCGCTCGGTGTTCCTGGTCGAGCCGGACCAGGCGCACACCCTGCCCGAGGACGTCGACCACGCCGTCATCGGCAGCCACCGCTACTGGGAGGTGCTGGCCCGCGCCAAGTACCTGGTCAACAACGCCAACTTCGCCGAGGGCGTCGTCAAGCGCCCCGGCAGCGTGCACGTGCAGACCCAGCACGGCACCCCGCTGAAGACCATGGGCGTCGACCAGTCCACGTACCCGGTGGTGGCGGCCGCGAGCGGCAGCTTCACCAAGCTGCTGGGCCGCGTGGACCGCTGGGACTACAACCTCTCCGCCAACCGCCACTCCACCCGGATGTGGGAGCGCGCCTACCCGGGCTCCTACGAGCAGCTGGAGTACGGCTACCCGCGCAACGACGTCTACTGCACGGCGACCGCCGAGGACGTCGCCCGCGTCCGGCGCGAACTCGGCGTCCCGGAGGGCAGGACGGCCGTCCTCTACGCGCCCACGCACCGCGACTGGGCGGCGGGGTTCGAAACGGGCGCCCTGGACCTGGAGGCCTTCTGCGAGGCGGCGGGCGAGGACGTGGTCGTACTGCTGCGCGCCCACTACTTCTACGACCGGGGCGACAGGCGCGCCCGCACCGGCCGGGTCATCGACGTGACCGCGCACCGCTCGGCCGAGGACGTGTGCCTGGCCGCCGACGCGCTGATCACCGACTACTCGTCGATCATGTTCGACTACGCCAACCTGGACCGGCCGATCGTCGTGTACGCCGACGACTGGGAGGTCTACCGGGAGACCCGCGGCGTCTACTTCGACCTGATGGCCGCCCCGCCCGGACCGGTGGCGCGCACGCCGGAGGAGCTGGCCCGCGTCTTCCGCGACGGTTCGTACGCGGACCGCGGGTCGGCGGCGCTGCGGGCCGCCTTCCGGGAGCGGTTCTGCGAGTTCGACGACGGCCGGGCCGCCGAGCGCGTCGTACGCCGGGTGCTGCTGGGCGAGCCGCCCGAGTCGCTGCCGCCGGTGGTCCCGCTCGCCGAGCGCGTCCCGGCCCCCGCCGCCGCCACCCTCGTGAGGAGCTGA